Genomic DNA from Setaria italica strain Yugu1 chromosome V, Setaria_italica_v2.0, whole genome shotgun sequence:
cataataatatctatgcatttggaaaaatcaaaacgacttataatttgaaacggagggagtattacctACTGAATCAATAAACAGTTGGTTATTCTTGTCAAGAAGAAAACAATTGGCTGCTAAACAGATGACGAAGATTTATGTACTGCACATTTATTTTGGCCATGAAGACACGGGCTAGTTCATTCCCTCTCTCAATCTATTTTATGAAGACTTGATCTCCCTCCACTTGAGCAAGTTCTAAGGCTAATCAAGCGCATTGTATCATGCCACTTTTTTTAAGATTATCATGTCAATAAATACAAGTATAGTAGTATACATACACCCAACGCATAATATGTTGGTGCTGTTTTTTTAGGAATTCCAAATCAATTAGTTATTGGATGTATTATATCTATGACAATGGGCCAAATACATTTACATTCTTTTCCTAGTTTTGGATATCGAGCCAAAGTTGCATCTTCATGAAGATACACGACGTGTTTAGTAGCCAACCACAGCATGTTGCACCTACGGTGCCGCCTAAGGCAAGGCGTAAAAAAAACCGTCAGGGGAGAAAAAGTGTGAGAAACAATGTTGTCTTGTGTGACGTACTAAAACTAAAACAGCAACCAAGCAGCGCCAGCTTTTCTGCAGCGGCGCCCCACTTTAGGCGTGGCAAAGTCTGGCATGGAACCAAATACGtctaccttttctttttgaaaggaAACGCGCCCACCGTTTCTTCTACTCTTCGTTAACTCCATACCATAATATCAAACAATTCTATTCGACACTCATTTAGTATGAATAATACTATGCATTGAGATTAGCCTTACATTACATGCATGGATTTATGAGAACCATTCAAGATAACTCGCGACTCCCTATACTTATCAAGATGCATACCGCGCCTTCTCTCCcataaaaataggaaaaaacatCCCAACAAGAAACAGTTCCCGCAGCATTTTGTTGTCGTCGCTGAGCGCATACCGCGAAATCCCAACCTCTCCACGCGGCATTTGCAGTCAAGGCTCCTATGTCGCTCATCAAGACATGGCCTCAGGAGATCACCGGCGgtccgccgtctccgccgccgcgacggctgAACGCGGCCACCGgtgacgacgccgacgacggaGTCGCGTGCACGGCCGTGTGCCTGTACTTCCCGCGATTctcgaagaagaagaaactgccGGCCGTGAAACCCAAGAAAAGCGCGCGCAAGGCGGAGACGGCGGGCGCTCGCCGCGCCACCTCATGGTGGCCGTGGTCACCGTCTCACCATGCCTCTCCCGTCgatgccgccgcggccggggcgtcgaCGCCGGATGACGATGATGGGTCGGCTTCGTTCAAGCTCTGGGGCCAGTCCCCAAGCCGGTCTCAGTTGTCGTCCCTGGTGACGCCGCGGgcgtcttcgtcttcgtcgaCGTTCTCCttcccgtcgtcgccggcgtccgcgTGCTCATTCGCGAGCACGCCCAAGATAGGTCCCGGTAGTTGAGCAGAGAGTGCAGGGTAGTATTATTGGTTCTGTTTCAAGGTGATGATGAAATCCACCGATGCCTGTAAATTTTGCGCATTTGATTTCTGGAGCACCTGATGTGCAGTCGTTTCTTGTTTCAGTAAGAGTCCAACTCCAACTATAAATCGTGTCCCGCGGAGAAACGCGAAGTTTCCAGCCTTAAACCCCATCAAATCGGATCTCGCTTTGCATGGAGGACGCGGCGCGAAGCAACATGTCGTCGCCGGAGCGTCCTTCGCCGCGGCAAGAGGCACAGAAGGACATCCTCGGCGTCGTGCTCCACCGCGCCAACTCGCTCCCGGACagtgcccgcgccgccgccgtctgccgCGCGTGGCGCCGCGCCGTGGTGCATCTgcacccgccgctgccgccgtagCTCCCATTGTTGCTTCTGCTGCCAGACTTCCAAATGTGCAGCCTGTCCTCCGacggcgccacggccgccgcgcaCCGCCTCCCTCGCCCCGTCTGGGAGGCTCCGGTCTGCGTCGGGTCAACCTGCGACGGACGGGTCATCTTGCTCAAGGAACAGAGCTGCTTCTCGCTGAAACCCTCTCTCCGGCGCCACGAACCCGCTCCCAGATCTCTGCCTCTCGGGCCCCGGCAAATGGCTGACCATCCCCGGCCTCGCCGCCAACTTCAGCACGTCATCATCGCCGGAATCTCAGGTCCCGAGCTACGTCCGCATAACGACACAGATCACGCCACGCTGTTCCTCTGCCGGCCGGGGGCCGCCACGTGGTCCGTGACCGCCGTCCACAGCTTATGGGCGCAGAGCGACATTGCCTTCCACAATGGCAAGCTCTACCTATTCAAAGAGGAGATATACCCTTACCTCTTGGCCTTGGATATCGGGGAAGACGCCGACGGCGTGCCCAAGTTCACGCTCGCCAAGCCGTTCCTCGGACCTTCGCCGTTGTACGGGGCCGGGCCGACGCCGTCCGCGCGGGTGGCGCGTTCCACTACTACCTGATGGAGTCGCGGGGGAGGCTGCTGCCGGTGAGGAGGGACTTCTCGTTCATGGAATGCAGGACGCATGCGGTCGCGGTCTTCGCGCTGGACGAGGGCACGAGCCGGCCCGAGTGGCCGAGCTTGGAGAGCTTGGGCGGCGAGATCGTCTTCCTGAGCGCCAACAGCTCCGTGTCCGTGCCGTCGTCACGGTACCCCGGCGCGCGTGGCGACCGCATCTATTTCGGCCAGGAGATGTCAGTTGACGGGTGCTGTCGGCGGAAGGACTGCCCTCATCAGCACTGCGAGGTGTTCGACATGAGGACAAGCACGGCCGAGGAGCTTTGCatggggacgacggcggcgcccggtCATGAGAGATGGTACGGTGCTCCGGCACGACATGATTCGTTCCTTCTCAGCAGAAACACGCCAGTGCAAACTAGGAGGGCGGTTGGTTCATCTGCATCTGCAATGAATGTGATTTCTTGTGTTCTGGACTCCGTTATCCTTTCTCCATGGCTCGATGCAATTATGACTAAGGTTACATTAACGAGAAAATTACCGAGCATTTGGAAAAGAAAGATGGGGACGTCGATTTCGTACAGCAATACACGGATAGAATGAACTGATCGTGCGTGCAGCGTCAAGCAAGGAGCCGTCACACGACGCTCATTCGGCAGCCTGCCGTCAGCCGTTGCACGCAGGCACCACCACCGAGCTCGCAGTCCGCGTCAACTGCCTTACATCCCCTGCGGCGCGCCACGGGAAGGCATCACCATCACGGGAGGCCGCGCCACGCTAGAACGACCCGACGCCGACAAGAACCTCACGAGGTGCGGCGGTTCGCCGTCGCCCTCGGCCCCGGGCGCCAGGCACGACGCCATCTTCTGCAGAGCGCCGCCCCCTCGGttcccgccgtcgtcgccgaacACGAACGCGGCCGTgaccggcgcatcgctgtcaccgccgccggtggcgccaAACCGTTCGCCGGCCCTTATCAGCTCCACGGGCAGGTCGAAGCACGGCGACGGGCAGTACCCGTGgaccgcccgcgcgccgccccgctcCTCCCGACGATCCCCCGCTTCCTCCACCACGAAGTCGAAGACGATGTTGCTGCCGGAGTAGAGCGACGCGCACTCGGACTTCTCCAGCGACGCGGCCCGGCTCGGCGCGTCCGGGGGCGCCTGCTCGGTCGCCGGCTCGttcggtgccggcgccggcgccgtctccGCTGGCGCGCTCGCGGCGGTCGCCTCCACCTCTGGCTTCTTCTTGGAGAGGCCTGGGAGGTAGAGGCACATGAGCAGCGCGCCGCACGTGAAGCCCTGGCTGTCGGAGCTGGCGTCGGGCGTTCCGGACATGGCCCTGCGTGCTCACCGGCTCGATCCTGCCACCGTCTTGATGGGCGCGGGGGACGTGCGCCTATATTGATCGCGGGCTctcggtggtggtggaggaccaTACCGATGTTCGGTGGTGGCCAGTGGGTGCAGGGTGGGGGGATAGTGTGGTTCATGTCGTCCCGATTTAAGTTCGTGGGTGGGAGTTGGCACCCAGATAAGTGCATTTAGCTTagactagcaaatatgcccgtgGGTGCTACGGGTGGACATCACACTGTAACGCTAAAAGggattttgtaaaaatatagtATATTATAGTACATTTTGTAGAAATCTAACTCAAGTGGTATGTCTGCTTATTGCTCTTACAACCTAAAGGTCAGTTACGCACAAGGCACTATACATAACTTGAACCACAACAGTACAACATCACTACTTCACAATGTTCTCTGATGCTTTGCTCAGGACGATCATATGTAAGCATCGTAACATGTACCTAAAACTAAAGACAAACACACATCGCAAATGCGATGAGAAATATAACAAGGAATCTATCTTCAACTTAAAAACAATTAAGTGCACGTCGAcgcttatactccctccgttccaaattataagtcattccaactttcttggagagtcaaacatttttatgtttgaccaaaattatagagaaaattacaaaagtttatggcaccgaatagatatactatgaaaatatatttaatgaagaaaccaatggtacctatttgatatcatgaatgttagcactttattgtataaatttggtcaaacttgagatgctttgactctccaagaaagttggaatgacttataatttggaacgaagggagtacatTGGCACGCCATATATCTTCAACTAAAAAACAATTAAGTGCACGCCGACGCTTATACATTGGCACGCCATATATACAGTACAAATAACTGTCACACATGCTCCTCACAACGGGTCAAATGCATGAGCTAGCCTCATCGCTCACGCAAGTTCGTTTCCGGTGCCCCCAATGCAGTAAGATAAGCAATCGACAATGTTCGGAGCCCGCATCGCCTCAACTTGGTTCGCTGCTTCCGTCGTCGATGTCATCACAGTCAGAACCCATGTAACTCGTGGCGTCCGTGTCCCGGTCCCAACGTTCCCAGCTGGATCCGTCCGCGAGATTATACGAGACGGTGCGATCAAGGCAATCTGACCCCAAATAGAGAGTATCAGCAGCAACATGAGGGAAGGTCTTTCGAGACAAAGAAAGCGTGCGGTACATGCCCATAAACACGGCCCTCCCGCCGAAGCTCTTGGCTGGGATCAGGACGCCGGCGTCCACATCCACTTTGTACGCCTCGTACTTCCTCGCATACCTTTCGTCGTCCAGGCGACGACGGCGTAACATGCGGTGCACCAGCATCAGGTCCCCGCCATTGTCCACCAGGTGCAGGCTGTCCTTCATCCGGTAGAAACACAACGACCCGCTCCAGTCGACGGCTGTCAGCAGACttggcggctgctgctgatcaCTGCTGCCATCCAGTACCATGACACCGCTGCGGGTGGCGCAGTAGAAGCGACCTGCAATTGTCATAGTTGATCTGAAGAATCCGTTGTCGACCGAGGTCCAACGCTCATCACCGGGCTTCGCAACGACAAGCTCCATGGGTGAACAAAAACTGACTGCGACTGCGGAGGCGTCGGCAACAACACCGGCGCCACACACGCTGATACTACCTCCTAGACGCCACCCAAAACGCCTGGCTAACTGCAACTCCGTTGTCAGCAGCGCGGTCAGCGGTGGCAAATCAGTGACCTGCTGCGTAAGCGGGTTGAGTAAGCGGACGGCTAGGGTGGCCTcgtgaaggaggaggagaaggccctCGGGGGTGAGAGAGAGCAACGTGTGCTCCTCCAGCGCCGGGAGGTCCATCCGGATGCACTCGCCGCTGGAGATGTTCAAGAAGCGGCGGAGACGCGGGCCCGCGTGAGCCTTATCGAGCATGATCCACTGCCGCGGGTGGTAGCGGCCATCCAGGCAGCCTTGCGAACGGGGATCCAGCGAGCACCGCCGCCATGGGCGGCACACGGCGCGGAAGCGGACGTAGTCAGCTACGTCTTTGGCGAGGACGAGCTCGGCAATAAGGCCAGCCGGCCCATCCCCAAGGTTCGCCCAATCCGTTGTTCCGCTGCTACTGAATAGATCAGATTCAAACAAAGAGACGGGATTCCAACCGTAATATCGACGAAAATCATCAAGTAGCAAATGCACGAACCTGTTTGAACCAGTTTCGGGTCCCGGCGTACCGTCGAGCGCGGTGCGCGCCTTTTTCAGCCCCCAAGAGGGTTTGATCTGATCGGTAGACAAACCAAGCAAATTATTGTAGACCCTCAGCTTGACGGACCAGGATTGGATCTGGCAGGCCGAGTAGCGACGTCGTGAATCGAGAGTGCTCCTCAGACATTTCGCCCCCCAATAAGCGGTCTGGACTCCGGATGCCACCGCCAGCTGCGCCACCTGCCGAGATGACAGCaggttcgcttcagcttatcaaccggcttatcagccaccgaacagtgtttttctctcataacaaatcagccgtttcagtttttcagtcggcttataagtccagcggAACAGGTCGTGAATGGCGTGGCGGATCTTGAAGCGGCGATTGGATCTTGGCGACCGAGCTGGGGTGTGGCGGATCAACAAGGTCACTAGGTCGTCGCTTCACCTGACGGGACAGGATCTGGGCTCGGGAGGGCACTCGCTTCGCCATCCTACCTGCTCGGCAGGGATTATTATTGTTTTGGGAGTAGAAAAAAAATGGGAGCTTttcacagagagagagagggtgctCGGTGGGCAGTGGGTCAAGTTTTTTGCAGTTACCGCAGGGGAGACTCGTCCGGCGCGGTGTGCGGTGGAGAAGAATCGGCCAGGCAGTTTCCTTGGGATACCCTGTTACGCGTTAGCTGCTGATTTATACTAGGTGGGTCGGGATTGGATCTGAACTCTTGTTGGATATGTCTCGAGGCTCCGACTCCGACTTACGTCTTTTTTTTTACAGTCCTGATTCATTGATTTTCCATTGGAGCGTTTGGGGAGGCCAAATCACTTGCATGGATGTAGTTGAGCACAGATGAAAAACAGGGGGGAGGGATGTTCATTTTACATGGAGCTTTACATTGAACTGAATATGGAACACTAGACATCAGCTATCAGTTTGCCTATCCGACAAAGGCGCTCTCGCCATAAGCGTGCTTCATCTCGGCATGATCGCCAGAATCGTTGGCTTGAAGGGTGGGTGCACTGGAACACCAAATCATTTCTGTGTTTCCATAGCATCTAGCATAGCACGATCAGGAGAGTGTTGTAGTGCTTCGAAGGCACTATTGTCGGACGAGTGACAGTCCAGAGGCTGCTAACTGAAGCACTCGCCGCATCCACTCCGAGGGAGTTCCAGATACTCGCAGCAAAGGGGCAGTGAAACATAATGTGGTCGCAATCTTCAGCTTGGCCGCATAGCTCACATGAATCATCCTTCGGGATCTGCTTCTTGACTAGGTTAGTGCGACATTGAATGCGTTCTTGGACAAGAAGCCAGGTGAAGAATTGAACTCGCGGTGGTGCTTTGTTCTTCCAGACAAAATCAGCAAGGGGGGACGGCAGCGATCTTGTGATCTTGTGTTCTACATGAGTTTGGTGTAGATGGCGCTGGAGCTCAGATTTGCTTCATCTTTAGCCAGGACCGACAGCCGTTGATCGACCCCCTTTCGTAATGTGACCCTGTTGAGCAGCTGTGTTAACTCGTCTAGTTCCTCTGTTGCCCGGTGTGAGAGATGGGGGGCGAGGTGCCCCTCCAGACCTTCAGTGACTATTTGCGCTACAGATAGATGCTTGTTGGTGACATGGGATAGGAGGGAGGGGAACAGGTCGCTAAGCCGCCCGTGTGAAAGCCACCGGTCACACCAGAAACTTGTTGAAGTGCCATCCGACACAGCCGAGATGGTGATCGCTCGGTACAGCGGCAGAAGGTTGTCCAGATCACGCCAGTGGGCGCCATCAACATCGACATGCAAATTGGCAATGTTGATGTTGCCGCGCATCCAGACAGCCCATGAAGAGTCGCCTGGGTGGTGCAGCCGGTGTAGGTGCTTAAGGAGCAAGCTTCTGTTTTGCAGCGACAAATCCTTCAGACCAATCCCTTCCTACTCTTAGCTGACACGCTGTTTCCCATGCCACAAGGCATTGAGCTCCACTAGCATGATCCTCACCTGTCCATAGAAAATGTCGTCGCCACTGATCAACGGCATCCAGCACCCCCGGAGGCAGTAGGAGCGCCGACATGGCGTATGTAAGTTGGCTGTCGACCACGTTGTTCACTAGCACTGCTCTGCCAGTTGCATTTAGCCGGGAGGCACTCCAGCCACTGAGTCATCTGTCGACCTTGGCTATCAGAGGGCTGAAAGCTGTTAGGTGCAGCTTCTCGTTTGACAGCGGCAGGCCAAGATAGGTCTGTGGG
This window encodes:
- the LOC101757869 gene encoding uncharacterized protein LOC101757869 codes for the protein MSGTPDASSDSQGFTCGALLMCLYLPGLSKKKPEVEATAASAPAETAPAPAPNEPATEQAPPDAPSRAASLEKSECASLYSGSNIVFDFVVEEAGDRREERGGARAVHGYCPSPCFDLPVELIRAGERFGATGGGDSDAPVTAAFVFGDDGGNRGGGALQKMASCLAPGAEGDGEPPHLVRFLSASGRSSVARPPVMVMPSRGAPQGM